The Argentina anserina chromosome 3, drPotAnse1.1, whole genome shotgun sequence genome includes a region encoding these proteins:
- the LOC126787929 gene encoding uncharacterized protein LOC126787929 isoform X1 produces MMLCEALRDRIQAWLRDYDRLQFLAVLFLYIQIACALIGSLGALYNGVLLINLAIALFALVAIESSSQSLGRTYAVLLLCAIFLDVFWFIFFSHEIWILSRGEYTAFYIFSVKLTLVMQIIGFSIRFSSSFLWIQIYRLGLSNVVVDPAPTPRDADFDLRNSFLSPTTPTPALLRRQTSDSSDAVGGSIYDPAYYSSLFEEGQGKCYSGNGSTSAAEASKVKPSVVRSFQFIDEKTASQHSV; encoded by the exons ATGATGCTTTGCGAAGCATTGCGTGATCGAATACAGGCATGGCTTCGTGACTACGACAGGCTTCAATTTCTGGCCGTCCTTTTCCTCTACATTCAG ATTGCCTGCGCATTGATAGGATCGCTGGGAGCATTATACAACGGAGTGTTGCTGATAAATCTGGCCATCGCATTGTTCGCACTGGTGGCCATCGAGAGTAGCAGTCAGAGTCTGGGCCGCACTTACGCCGTGCTTCTCCTCTGCGCTATTTTCCTCGATGTCTTCTggttcattttcttctctcaCGAAATCTGGATTCTTTCTCGCGGCGAATATACGGCCTTTTATATCTTCTCAGTCAAACTCACTCTCGTGATGCAAATCATCGGCTTCTCCATCAggttctcctcctcctttctATGGATTCAGATCTACAGGTTGGGCCTTTCCAATGTCGTCGTCGACCCCGCCCCTACTCCTAGAGATGCTGATTTTGATTTACGCAATAGTTTCTTGAGTCCAACCACTCCCACGCCTGCTCTACTCAGACGACAAACTTCTGATTCTAGTGATGCCGTAGGAGGCTCTATCTATGATCCTGCCTACTACTCCTCACTCTTCGAAGAGGGCCAG GGAAAATGTTACAGTGGCAATGGATCTACATCTGCTGCTGAAGCTTCTAAGGTGAAACCATCTGTAGTCAGATCTTTTCAGTTCATAGAT GAGAAGACAGCAAGCCAGCATTCAGTTTAA
- the LOC126786255 gene encoding E3 ubiquitin-protein ligase SIRP1-like — translation MEETMAARYWCYRCSQMVNPVMGADMKCPLCQCGFIEEIDGTTRDSHEADSEFGSDRPLSLWAPILMGMMNNPRRSRRRRLRRLDFDEDEDDDNDNDNDDALGGDTELDRELESIIRRRRRSSSTILQLLRGIRAAGLASESDNSESDRDRERERERERERLILINPFNQTIILHGSYDSSQGQNNNHTPIGSLGDYFIGPGLDLLLQHLAENDPNRYGTPPAQKEAVEALPTVTIKENLQCSVCLDDLEIGVEAKEMPCKHKFHGKCILPWLELHSSCPVCRFQLPADEVKHDDDNSRNSSNQRGNENIGGEEEEGEGEGEGEGEGEGEGEGDGDGDRIGNGRNGSGRRFQMPWPFNLFSSTESQSSGSGGNSSLSANATGSGSRSASSQTDDH, via the coding sequence ATGGAGGAAACAATGGCAGCTAGGTATTGGTGCTACAGGTGTTCTCAAATGGTGAACCCCGTCATGGGAGCAGATATGAAATGCCCTTTGTGTCAATGCGGATTCATTGAGGAAATTGATGGCACCACAAGGGACAGTCATGAAGCTGATTCTGAATTCGGATCTGATCGTCCTCTCTCCCTCTGGGCTCCAATCTTGATGGGGATGATGAACAATCCCCGCCGCAGTAGACGACGCAGATTGAGGCGACTAGACtttgatgaggatgaggatgatgataaTGACAATGACAATGATGATGCCCTTGGCGGAGACACTGAACTCGACAGAGAACTTGAATCTATCATccgaaggagaaggagaagctCATCCACCATTCTTCAACTGCTTCGAGGCATTCGAGCAGCTGGCTTGGCATCTGAATCAGATAATTCTGAGAGTGATAGGGACAGAGAGAGGGAAAGGGAAAGGGAAAGGGAACGCCTGATTCTTATCAATCCTTTCAATCAAACCATCATCCTTCATGGTTCTTATGATTCAAGTCAGGGTCAAAACAACAATCACACTCCTATAGGTTCCTTGGGTGATTATTTCATTGGGCCTGGTCTGGACTTATTGCTGCAACATTTGGCAGAGAATGATCCTAATAGATATGGAACTCCGCCGGCACAAAAGGAGGCAGTGGAAGCTCTCCCCACTGTGACAATTAAGGAGAATTTGCAGTGTTCTGTGTGCTTGGATGATTTGGAGATTGGGGTTGAGGCAAAAGAAATGCCATGCAAACATAAATTTCATGGGAAGTGTATTCTGCCATGGCTGGAGCTTCATAGTTCCTGCCCAGTTTGCAGGTTTCAGTTGCCTGCTGACGAAGTCAAACACGATGACGATAATTCTAGGAACAGCAGTAACCAGAGGGGTAATGAGAACATCGGGGgtgaagaggaagagggagagggagagggagagggagagggagagggagagggagagggagagggagatggGGATGGGGATAGAATCGGGAATGGGAGAAACGGAAGTGGCAGAAGGTTTCAAATGCCTTGGCCTTTCAATCTGTTTTCGTCCACAGAATCTCAATCTAGTGGCAGCGGGGGTAATTCTTCCTTATCGGCAAATGCAactggaagtgggagcaggaGTGCTTCATCTCAGACTGATGACCATTAA
- the LOC126787671 gene encoding pyruvate kinase, cytosolic isozyme, with the protein MDQKPKTKIVCTLGPASRSVPMVEKLLRAGMNVARFNFSHGSHEYHQETLNNLRAAMESTGILCAVMLDTKGPEIRTGFLKDAKPIQLKLGQEITISTDYSIKGDENMICMSYKKLAHDVKPGSMILCADGTISFLALSCDREKGLVRCRCENSAMLGERKNVNLPGVIVDLPTLTEKDKEDILKWGVPNKIDMIALSFVRKGSDLVEVRKLLGKHAKNILLMSKVENQEGVANFDDILANSDAFMVARGDLGMEIPIEKIFLAQKVMIYKCNIQGKPVVTATQMLESMIKSPRPTRAEATDVANAVLDGTDCVMLSGETAAGAYPELAVRTMAKICLEAESTLHYGDVFKRIMDHSPVPMSPLESLASSAVKTANSSKAALILVLTRGGSTAKLVAKYRPGMPILSVVVPEIKTDSFDWSCSDESPARHSLIFRGLVPVLSAGSSRASHAETTEEALEFAIQHGKAKGLCKNGDAVVALHRDGNASVIKILTVK; encoded by the exons atggaTCAGAAGCCCAAGACGAAGATCGTGTGCACCCTCGGACCTGCATCTAGGTCGGTGCCCATGGTCGAGAAGCTTCTCCGGGCCGGCATGAACGTTGCCCGCTTCAACTTCTCCCATGGCTCCCACGAGTACCATCAGGAGACTCTCAACAATCTCCGCGCCGCCATGGAATCCACCGGAATTCTTTGCGCCGTTATGCTCGATACCAAG GGTCCCGAGATTCGAACTGGATTTCTCAAGGATGCTAAACCCATCCAGCTTAAACTGGGTCAAGAAATCACCATATCCACTGACTACAGCATCAAGGGTGATGAAAATATGATTTGCATGAGCTACAAAAAGTTGGCTCATGATGTCAAGCCAGGAAGTATGATACTGTGTGCTGATGGTACCATCTCCTTTTTGGCTTTATCTTGTGACAGAGAAAAGGGCCTCGTCAGATGCCGGTGTGAGAACTCTGCCATGCTTGGTGAGAGGAAGAATGTTAATCTTCCGGGAGTCATTGTGGATCTCCCCACTCTTACAGAAAAAGACAAGGAAGATATTCTCAAGTGGGGAGTTCCAAACAAGATTGACATGATTGCTCTGTCTTTTGTTCGCAAGGGTTCAGACCTAGTGGAGGTTCGCAAGCTCCTTGGAAAGCATGCTAAGAACATCCTTCTCATGTCAAAG GTGGAGAATCAGGAAGGAGTGGCAAACTTTGATGATATCCTTGCAAATTCTGATGCATTCATGGTGGCTCGAGGTGATCTTGGAATGGAAAttccaattgaaaagatatttttgGCTCAGAAAGTGATGATCTATAAGTGCAACATCCAAGGGAAACCTGTTGTCACAGCAACACAGATGTTGGAATCAATGATCAAGTCTCCCCGTCCAACTAGGGCTGAAGCCACTGATGTTGCAAATGCGGTTCTAGATGGCACTGACTGTGTGATGTTGAGTGGTGAGACTGCTGCTGGAGCTTATCCTGAACTTGCAGTCAGAACCATGGCAAAAATATGCCTTGAAGCAGAAAGCACCCTTCACTATGGAGATGTCTTTAAAAGGATTATGGATCACTCCCCGGTGCCCATGAGCCCATTAGAGAGCCTGGCTTCGTCTGCTGTTAAAACAGCCAACTCATCCAAAGCAGCTCTCATATTGGTCCTAACTAGAGGAGGAAGTACTGCAAAGCTAGTGGCTAAGTACAGGCCTGGCATGCCTATACTGTCCGTAGTTGTCCCTGAGATTAAGACCGACTCGTTTGACTGGTCATGCAGTGATGAATCTCCAGCAAGGCATAGTCTGATTTTCCGTGGCTTGGTTCCAGTCTTAAGTGCAGGATCTTCTAGGGCCTCTCATGCTGAAACAACTGAAGAAGCTCTGGAGTTTGCCATTCAACACGGTAAGGCAAAGGGACTCTGCAAGAATGGTGATGCTGTTGTGGCTCTGCACCGTGATGGAAATGCATCTGTGATCAAGATCTTGACTGTGAAGTGA
- the LOC126787929 gene encoding uncharacterized protein LOC126787929 isoform X2 encodes MMLCEALRDRIQAWLRDYDRLQFLAVLFLYIQIACALIGSLGALYNGVLLINLAIALFALVAIESSSQSLGRTYAVLLLCAIFLDVFWFIFFSHEIWILSRGEYTAFYIFSVKLTLVMQIIGFSIRFSSSFLWIQIYRLGLSNVVVDPAPTPRDADFDLRNSFLSPTTPTPALLRRQTSDSSDAVGGSIYDPAYYSSLFEEGQGKCYSGNGSTSAAEASKEKTASQHSV; translated from the exons ATGATGCTTTGCGAAGCATTGCGTGATCGAATACAGGCATGGCTTCGTGACTACGACAGGCTTCAATTTCTGGCCGTCCTTTTCCTCTACATTCAG ATTGCCTGCGCATTGATAGGATCGCTGGGAGCATTATACAACGGAGTGTTGCTGATAAATCTGGCCATCGCATTGTTCGCACTGGTGGCCATCGAGAGTAGCAGTCAGAGTCTGGGCCGCACTTACGCCGTGCTTCTCCTCTGCGCTATTTTCCTCGATGTCTTCTggttcattttcttctctcaCGAAATCTGGATTCTTTCTCGCGGCGAATATACGGCCTTTTATATCTTCTCAGTCAAACTCACTCTCGTGATGCAAATCATCGGCTTCTCCATCAggttctcctcctcctttctATGGATTCAGATCTACAGGTTGGGCCTTTCCAATGTCGTCGTCGACCCCGCCCCTACTCCTAGAGATGCTGATTTTGATTTACGCAATAGTTTCTTGAGTCCAACCACTCCCACGCCTGCTCTACTCAGACGACAAACTTCTGATTCTAGTGATGCCGTAGGAGGCTCTATCTATGATCCTGCCTACTACTCCTCACTCTTCGAAGAGGGCCAG GGAAAATGTTACAGTGGCAATGGATCTACATCTGCTGCTGAAGCTTCTAAG GAGAAGACAGCAAGCCAGCATTCAGTTTAA
- the LOC126785712 gene encoding glucosidase 2 subunit beta, with amino-acid sequence MKLIPTVLCLLCLLSHSIFRSAASSPSNQFLGIAPQDEKYYKSSSEVIKCKDGSKQFSRAQLNDDFCDCPDGTDEPGTSACPAGKFYCRNVGHAPLQLFSSRVNDGICDCCDGSDEYDGKVHCPNTCWEAGKVARDKLKKKIATYQEGVTIRKQQVEQAQLAMAKDEAELSKLQSEQKILKRLVEQLRERKEQIEKAEEKERLQKEKEEQEKKEVEEKAKQDKTKPEEEAKKEKNEESAQDKPIESQHDDNVGNLDDPHSHQDTAEKHDDLATEDGSVSTPEHTGSPVDGVQQEAIKLKIESVATTEPDFDGGSKVPHDEGIDASENTESLSKEELGRLVASRWTGEDTSKESGEVDATEDSHEDHEELPKETHDEQSDGYASETDDDDHKYDDEEVENEADNDFDVEDHSDAGSSYKYESDTDSDLSDVTSSNPSWLEKIQSTVRNILQVVNLFQTPVNRSEAATIRKEFDESSAKLSKIEARISSLTQKLKHDFGPDKEFYSFYGRCFESKQNKYVYKVCPYKQASQVEGHSTTRLGSWDKFEDSYKAMIFANGDKCWNGPDRSLKVRLRCGLKNEVADVDEPSRCEYVALLSTPAICLEERLQELQHKLDLLIKEQPQGHDEL; translated from the exons ATGAAGTTGATTCCGACGGTGCTGTGCCTTTTGTGTCTTCTCTCACATTCTATTTTCAGATCAGCTGCTTCTTCTCCCAGCAATCAATTTCTTGGAATCGCTCCCCAAG ATGAGAAATACTACAAGTCGTCGTCGGAGGTGATCAAATGTAAAGACGGATCCAAGCAATTCAGCAGAGCTCAGCTCAACGATGACTTCTGCGATTGCCCCGATGGTACCGACGAGCCTG GTACTTCCGCATGCCCAGCCGGCAAGTTCTATTGTCGAAATGTGGGTCACGCTCCTCTCCAGCTATTTTCATCCAGAGTCAATGATGGCATTTGCG ACTGCTGCGATGGGAGTGATGAATATGATGGTAAAGTACATTGCCCAAATACATGTTGGGAGGCTGGGAAAGTGGCTAGAGATAAGCTCAAAAAGAAGATTGCTACTTACCAAGAGGGAGTTACAATACGAAAACAGCAAGTTGAACAAGCACAACTAGCCATGGCTAAAGATGAGGCAGAACTCTCAAAGCTGCAAAGTGAACAGAAAATACTAAAACGACTTGTTGAACAGCTCAGAG AGCGCAAAGAACAAATAGAAAAGGCTGAGGAGAAGGAGcgattacagaaagaaaaggaagagCAGGAGAAAAAAGAAGTGGAAGAGAAAGCTAAGCAGGATAAAACTAAACCTGAAGAGGAAgcgaagaaggaaaaaaatgaagagagtGCTCAAGACAAACCTATAGAAAGTCAACACGATGATAATGTTGGGAATTTGGACGATCCACATTCACACCAG GATACAGCCGAGAAACATGATGACTTGGCTACTGAAGATGGTAGTGTCAGTACTCCTGAACATACGGGATCACCAGTTGATGGCGTACAACAG GAAGCAATAAAGCTGAAGATAGAGTCTGTTGCTACAACTGAACCTGACTTTGATGGCGGAAGCAAGGTGCCTCATGATGAG GGAATTGATGCATCTGAAAACACAGAGTCATTGTCAAAGGAAGAGTTAGGCCGCCTTGTTGCTTCTCGCTGGACTGGGGAAGATACATCAAAGGAATCAGGGGAAGTTGACGCTACAGAAGATTCTCATGAAGATCATGAAGAGTTGCCTAAGGAGACCCATGATGAACAGTCTGATGGCTATGCTTCAGAaactgatgatgatgatcataagtatgatgatgaagaggtaGAAAATGAGGCAGATAATGATTTTGACGTGGAGGATCACAGTGATGCCGGTTCCTCATACAAATACGAGTCAGACACTGATTCAGACTTGTCTG ACGTAACATCAAGTAACCCATCTTGGCTGGAGAAGATACAAAGCACTGTGCGGAACATTCTGCAAGTTGTTAATTTATTCCAGACGCCAGTGAACCGATCAG AAGCGGCTACTATACGGAAGGAGTTTGATGAATCCAGTGCCAAGTTGTCCAAGATAGAGGCAAGAATATCAAGTTTGACACAAAAGCTAAAACATGATTTTG GACCAGATAAGGAGTTCTATTCATTCTATGGTCGTTGTTTTGAAAGCAAGCAGAATAA GTATGTCTACAAAGTGTGCCCATATAAGCAAGCTTCCCAGGTGGAGGGGCACTCTACAACTCGCCTAGG GAGCTGGGACAAATTTGAGGACTCCTATAAGGCCATGATCTTTGCAAATGGTGATAAATGCTGGAATGGGCCTGATAGAAGTCTGAAG GTCAGGCTTAGATGTGGGTTGAAAAATGAGGTTGCTGATGTTGATGAACCAAGCCGCTGCGA GTATGTGGCATTATTATCAACTCCAGCTATCTGCTTAGAGGAAAGACTTCAG GAGTTGCAACATAAATTAGACTTGTTGATCAAAGAACAACCACAAGGCCATGATGAACTTTGA